One region of Oryza glaberrima chromosome 7, OglaRS2, whole genome shotgun sequence genomic DNA includes:
- the LOC127780006 gene encoding uncharacterized protein LOC127780006: MALQLRRPPPPQNWIQLQIVEEEEEEEVRTPFWIPPPTHPLPDPDPPYPEWILLHGKAYLHHLTNATTAAASTKDGHRIHVTFWSAPPPSLSYFTVHCPDLNHEKFAHMPRIIATDGNLALIRVTICPMYFSEEAKFNEYFIYDAAKASPPSLEPLPSPSSCREVFPDRRVGLMRRSDGGFFVAALNQNKPYQRLSSSSGKHHLNLHLYDSTNGEWEIKVMDIVDSVASAAFTFASKVINIGGRSGSMGWVDLWKGILIYDMFVGNNVLRYIPLPLPPPWVHRVLLKGCAVAVRDVVAVNGSINYFEMYPHFSHGWIARTSTWKMDSCSSSNWQDRWNFKASELRMDNPLHLKLLHDLQGDEAEDQSPLLNLHAGHPALSLQHDDGDVVYILLRAVCMDEKGCLLVIDMRNKTVREVVDCSGARTGGFRDVYRQSRISKHLYRNKPTPAKVLCVELHKQSSNNPWLTAVTHGRKRSQGEHVMAGHDQCVWKETLDMRGCALVSEIFKRSEA; the protein is encoded by the exons ATGGCTCTTCAACttcgtcgacctcctccaccCCAAAATTGGATCCAATTGCAGatcgtggaggaggaggaggaggaggaggtgcgtACGCCGTTCTGGATCCCTCCACCGACCCATCCCTTGCCCGATCCCGACCCCCCATATCCCGAGTGGATTCTCCTCCATGGGAAGGCCTACCTCCACCACCTCAccaacgccaccaccgccgccgcatccaccaAGGATGGCCACCGCATCCACGTCACCTTCTGGTCAGCCCCGCCGCCTTCCCTCTCCTACTTCACCGTCCACTGCCCGGACCTGAATCATGAAAAGTTTGCCCATATGCCCCGGATCATCGCCACGGATGGTAACCTCGCCCTCATCCGCGTCACCATCTGCCCTATGTATTTCTCCGAGGAGGCAAAGTTCAATGAGTACTTCATTTACGATGCCGCAAaggcgtcgccgccatcgctcgAGCCGCTCCCCAGTCCGTCCTCCTGCCGCGAGGTCTTCCCCGACCGCCGCGTTGGTCTCATGCGCCGCAGCGACGGCGGCTTCTTCGTTGCTGCGCTCAACCAGAACAAGCCGTACCAACGCTTGTCCTCGTCGTCTGGGAAGCATCATCTGAATCTGCATCTGTATGACTCCACCAATGGGGAATGGGAGATCAAGGTCATGGACATCGTCGATTCGGTGGCCTCTGCTGCGTTCACCTTCGCGAGCAAGGTGATTAACATTGGGGGAAGAAGCGGCTCGATGGGGTGGGTCGATCTCTGGAAGGGCATCCTCATCTATGATATGTTCGTCGGCAACAATGTCCTTCGCTACATCCCgctgcctctgccgccgccatgGGTGCACAGAGTTCTCCTCAAAGGCTGTGCGGTTGCCGTTCGTGACGTTGTCGCTGTCAACGGCTCGATCAACTACTTCGAGATGTACCCTCATTTCTCCCATGGATGGATTGCTCGCACATCGACTTGGAAGATGGAttcttgcagcagcagcaactggCAGGATCGATGGAATTTCAAAGCTTCCGAGCTTAGGATGGACAACCCACTCCATCTGAAATTGCTGCATGATCTACAGGGGGATGAGGCTGAAGATCAGTCACCATTGCTGAACCTCCACGCGGGGCATCCTGCTCTGAGCTTGCAGCATGATGATGGTGATGTCGTTTACATCTTGCTCAGGGCTGTCTGCATGGATGAGAAGGGGTGCTTGCTGGTGATTGACATGAGGAACAAGACTGTAAGAGAAGTGGTTGATTGCAGTGGTGCTAGAACTGGCGGTTTCAGAGATGTGTACCGTCAAAGTCGGATCTCCAAACATCTCTACAG GAACAAACCTACTCCTGCAAAAGTACTCTGCGTAGAGTTGCACAAACAATCAAGCAACAACCCTTGGTTGACAGCCGTCACTCATGGACGCAAACGCAGTCAGGGAGAACATGTGATGGCTGGCCATGATCAGTGTGTGTGGAAAGAAACCCTGGATATGAGAGGATGTGCTCTCGTATCAGAAATTTTTAAGAGGAGTGAGGCTTGA